In Actinomycetota bacterium, the sequence GTCACCGCGTCGTCCACCGAGGCGATCGATCGCTATCGAGGCGAGCCGTGACCGAGCGAGCCTCGCTTCACCCACGAGACGAGGGCACGGTGACCGCGTTCGTCGTCTGTCTCGTCGTCGCCTTCGTGTTGTGCGCCGCGCTCGCCGTCGACGGTGGGCGACTCGTCGCGTCCCGCATCGCTGCCGCCGATCACGCCGAGAACGCCGCGCGCGTCGGTGCCCAGGAGGTGTCCGGGCTGCGCTCGGGCGCGCGGATGCTCGACCCGGCACGGGCGCGCCGTGCCGTCGACCGGTACTTGGGGTCCCACGGGCTGGCGGGCGACGTGGTCGTCTCCGCGACGACGGTGACGGTGACCGTGGTGATGGTGTTCCATCCGACGCTGCTCCGCCTGGCAGGCGTCGGCGAGCGCCGCGTCACCGCGACGCGCTCCGCAGAGCCGTACTCCGACGCGGCGGGTGTCCCGTGAGGCGCTTGCGGGGGTTGGTGGCGCTCGTCGCACTCGCGTTCGTCGTGTTCGGCATCCCCCTACTGCTGGTTCGCGTGGCGGGCGCCCCGTGGCCGGACACGATGCCGAACCCGTCCGGTGCGGTCGACTCGCTGCGCGATGGTCGGATCGACGCCGGCGTCGTCGTCGCCGTACTTGCCGCGCTGCTGTGGGTGGCGTGGGCGCGGCTGGTGGTGAGCCTCTTGGTCGAGATGTGGCACGTTCGCCGCGGCCGTGAGGTGCCGCGTGTCCTCGTGCTCGGGGCGGGAACGCAACGGTTGGCGGCGTTGCTCGTCTCCAGTCTCTCGTTGCTCGGGGGAGTCGCGACCCGCGGCGCCGCAGCCGACGCGGCGTCCGTGTCGGAGGTGCTGGCGCGGTTGATGCCCGACTCGGCTCCGACAGGCGGGCGCGAGGAATTGGTGTTCGGTGCACCGTGGACGGTGCCCGAGCAAGGAGCGGTGGTCCAAGACGGCGGAACGGGAGGGACGACCACGATCGGATGGACGGTCCGCCAGCACGACTCGTGGTGGGGACTCGCGGAGACCCTGTTCGAAGACGGTGCCCGGTGGCGGGAGATCCACGAGCTGAACGTCGGGCGTGAGGTTGCCCCCGGTGTCGTCCTCGATGCCGCCGCCGAGTCGGTGGAGCCCGGATGGCTGGTACTACTGCCGGCGGCTCCCGTGGTGACCGTGGAACCCGGTGACACGCTGAGCGCGATCGCGCGGGAGACCCTGGGCGACGCCGTTGCCTGGCCCGAGATCTGGGAAGTGAACGGGGGAGACAGCTTCGACGGGCGGGTGTTCGAGGACCCGAACCTGATCCTCCCCGGGTGGCGGTTGGAGATGCCGACCACCACCGTCGTCGCACCGAGACGCGTCGTCGCCGCGCACGACGCGTTCGCCCAGGTGGAAGTGGTCGACGCGGTCGAGGTGGTGCCCCCGGAACCGCCGCAGACGCCGGCTCTCGCCACGTTGGCGCCGCCGCAGGGGGAGCCCGCGTCGGCGGTGCCGCCGTCGGCGACCGTGCCCGACGACGAGTGCGCCGTCGTCGTGGCGCTGCCGGCGTCGTCTCGTGAGGGCCGTGGGCTCGCCGGCGCCGCCCTCGTCGCCTCCGGAGCGATGGTGATGGTCGAGCTCAGCCGCCGTCGCCGGCTGCGCTCGGCCCCGGCCCATACGCGCCTTCCCGCCCCGAGCAGCACAGCCGAACAGACCGAGCTGGCGTTGCGGGCGCTGGAACGCTCCGAACAGCTCGTCCGGCTCGACCTTGCGCTGCGCGCTGCGGCCGGACGCCTGGCACCGCCTGGTCAGCTCGGTCTCGAAGGTGCCCGGGTGTTGCTCGCCATCGTCGCCCCGACGGGGGCGATCGAGATCCACCTCGATCGTGCTGTCGAAGCGCCGCCACCGTGGCGGGCGACCGGCGAGCGGTCGTGGGAGCTACCTGCGGGCGTGACGGTGGAGGAGCTTGCCGTCCTCGGCGGTGACCGGGCGATGCCCTGCCAGGCCCTCGCCCATGTCGGGCGCAGCTCCGCGGGTGAGGTCTACCTCGACGTCGAGGCCGTGGGAGTGCTGCGCATCGAGGGTGACGACGACGACACCGCGCCGATCCTGCGCGCGGTCGCGCTCGGTCTCGCGCTGTCACCGTTCTCGCTGTCGGCCTCGCTCGTCGGCACTGCCGGTGGCGCCGCACGCTGGCGCGGGGGGCGCGCCTGGCAGGTGGTCGAGAGCGTCGACGAGGCGGTGGAGCTCGCCGCCGCCTGCACCAGCGGGCTCGGTGCCAGGCTCGGGCACTCCGGCTCCACGTTCACCGCTCGGGCGGCGAGTGGGGCCGAAGCGTGGGAACCGACCATCGTCGTCCTGCGGCGCGGTGACGTGGGCGCCGGGGAGGTCCAAATGCTCAGCGCGATCGCGGCCGGCGGGGGTGCGGGGGTGGCGGTGGTCACCGACGTGCCCGGCGTGGAGGGTGGAGCGCTGCTGCACGTCGGCGCTGGCGACGTCTGGACGCTCGACCCGTTCGGGATCGAGCTCTTCCCGGTGGGGCTGGAGATCGAAGAGGCCGACGCGATCGAGCAACTGCTCGACGAGGCGCGCAGCGAATCACTGGTCGAAGAGGATGCCCCGCCGGCCCGCAGCGAGCCCGTGCCCGCGTGGGAACTGCTCATCCGCGTGCTCGGGCCGCTCGAGGTCGTCGCGTCGACGGGTCGGGCCGCGGTGTTCGAGCGATCGAAGGCGCTCGAGCTCGTCGCCTGGCTCGGGCTGCACCGCGAGCGCGCCACCCGCTCCGGCGCGCGCACTGCGCTGTGGGACCTCGACGTGCGCGACGCGACGTTCGCGAACGTCGTCTCCGACGCCAGGCGGTCGCTGGCCCGTTCGGTCGCCCCGCCTCCGGGAGAGGAGTGGATCGGACGCACGTTGACTGACCAGCTCCCGCTGCACCCGCTCGTGGTCTCCGACGTCGAGTTGCTGCGGGCGCGTCTTCGCCGGGCTCGGGCGGCGAGCGGAGACGAAGCCGTCGCCGAGCTGCGCGAGGGCCTCGCGCTCGTCAGGGGACAGGTGTTCAGTGGCACCGGCTTCCTCTGGCCGGACACCTCCGGGCTGACGTCGGAGCTGGTGCTGCTCGTGGTGAGCGCGGCGACAGAGCTGGCTTCACGCTGCCTCGAGCGCGGCGACATCGAAGGGGTGTTCTGGGCCACGGGGCAGGGTTTGGCGGTGCTGCCCGGTCACGAGGAGCTGGTCGGGTTGCGGATGCAGGCCCACGGCGCGGCCGGGGACTACGCCGGCGTGCGGGCGGTGTGGGCCGAGTACGAGCGCTCGCTCGTCGATCCCTGGGGTGACAGCGAGGCCAGCCCGAAGCTCGTGCGGCTTCGTCGCCAGCTGCTCAGCTGTACTGATCGAGGATCGACTCCTCCGTCAACCGGCTGAGCGCGTCCTTGATGGCGACGGCGCGCACCTCGTTGACGCCGTCCACCTTGCACAGGTCGCCAACCGTCGCCCGCAGCAGCTTGGACAGATCGCCGAAGTGCTCGGCCACGGCCGCGGCCACTCCCTTGCCGAGCCGCGGCACCCGGTTGAGCAGGCGCTCACCGCGCGGCGACAGGGGGTGGTCGAGGTCGGCGGTGCCGCAGGGGAGCTGCAAAGTGGCGGCAGCCTTGCGCAGCTCGAGCACGTCGTCGTCGTCGAGCACCGCGAGAGACGTGAGCACTTCGGGCACGGTGCGTTCGCAGCCGGGGCTGAGGTAGTCCTTGATCACCAGGTCGAGATCGGGGGCGACGTCGCTGTACACCTCGTCGAGCTGCAGGCGCAGCAGCCGGGCGTCGACGCCGAGCTCGACGATCATCGTCTCGATCTCATCTGCGATGCGGTGCACCATCTCGGCGCGCTGGATGACCGTGGCCACGTCGCGCAAGGTGACGACGTCTTCGAGCTCGAGCGTGGTGAGGTTCGCCATCGCGTCGTCGAGCCGGGCCCGATAGCGCTCCAGGGTCTGGAGGGCCTGGTTCGCGCGGTCGAGCAGCCTGCCGACCTCTTGCAGCTGGTGCTTGGTCTCGGCGACGTAGACGGCGATGACGCTCATCTCCTCGCTGACGCTCACCACCGGCACGCGGATGGAGCGGGCGACGCGCTCGGCGGTGCGGTGCCGGGTACCCGTCTCGCTCGTCGGGACGCTCGGGTCGGGCACGAGGTGCACGTTGGCCCGGGCGATGCGCTGGCCGTCGGCGGCGAGGATGATCGCCCCGTCCATCTTGGCCAGCTCCGAGAGGCGCTGAGGGGTGAACGGCGCGTCTAGCAAGAAGCCACCCGAGCAGATGGCGAGCACGTCGGGGTCGTCGCCGAGCACCACGAGCGCACCCATCTTCGCCCTCACGATGCGGTCGAGGCCGTCACGCAGGCGAGTGCCGGGGGCCACCTTCGACAACGCGGCGAGCCACAGCTCGTTGCGCTCGACGGAAAGGGTACGCCCGTGCACGACGGGAGTCTAGAGGACGGCCAGGACCAGCTCCGGTGAGGACACGGGTGGGGCGGCATCGGTGTCGGTGCCCGGGCGCGTGGGTCAGCGAGCCGATCCCCTCCCCGGTCCGGCTCGCTGACACCAACGCTTCGGTGCTCGGGGCCAAGGGGGCTGGGCCGGATCGAGCACCTCTCCACGTCCGTGGGTGACGAGATCGTACGGACACGAACGATCTGACGACAGGGACCAAGGTCCCAAACATCGCCGTTGGATGCGACGATGCAGCCGTTTCGTAGGCTCGCGGGGTGAGACGGTCAGCCCTCGTGGTCGTCGTGCCCGAAGCCGAGGCGGTGGTGGCGCCGTGGCGCGCGCTGGGTGAGTTGGTGGCCCCACGCAGCGTGCCCGCCCATGTGACCGTGCTCTATCCGTTCGCGATGCCCCCGCTCGGCGAAGCGTTGCTCGCCACGGTGGCCGCGACCGTGGTGCGGCGCCCGGTGTTCGAGGTCACCTTCTGGCGCACCGGGGTCTTCGCCGAGCGCTTGCTCTACCTGGAGCCGGATCCGTCCGAGCCGTTCCTCGCGCTCACGCGTGAGCTGACCGAGCGCTTCCCGGACCATCCGCCGTACGCCGGGGAGGTGCCCGTCGAGCTGGTCAAGCCCCACCTCACCGTCGCCTTCGGACTGGCGCCGCAGCCCTTGCGGGAGGCGCTCGCCGCGCTGGGCGCGATGGCGCCGATCGTGCACACCGTCACCCACGTCACCGTGCTGGCCGAGGACGAGCACCAGGAGTGGCAGGTGGTGGCCGAGGCCCCACTTGGCGGCTAGTACCTCGGCGGCGGGGTCCCCTGGACCCTCGCCAGCCCCGCGGCGGAGAGGGCCTCGGCGAGGGTGGTGGCGCGCTCGAGGTGGATGCCGGCGATGCCGTCGGGGGCACTCGCCGGCACGAGCGCTCGCGTGAAGCCCAGCCGGGCGGCTTCGGCGAGCCTCCTCGCGCTGTGCGTCACCTGGCGCAGCTCCCCGGCGAGGCCGACCTCGCCGAAGATCACCAGATCCGCGGGCAGCGGACGGTCACTGATCGCCGAGACGATGGCGCAGCAGAGGCCGAGGTCGGCTCCTGGCTCGGTGAGGCGCACCCCGCCGACGACGGAGGTGTAGACCTCGTGCGCGCCGACGGGCATGCCGGCGCGGCGCTCGAGCACGGCGAGCAGCAGCGCGAGACGCCCGGGGTCGAGGCCAAGGGCTGTTCGCCGCGGGGGGACCGCGTTCGTCGTCAGGTTGGTGAGCGCCTGGACCTCGAGCAGCAGCGGGCGCTGGCCGTCGAGGGTCGGCACGACGACGCTGCCGGGCACCCCCTGGTGGCGGTCGGCGAGGAAGAGCCAACTCGCGTCGGGAACCCCCTGCAGCCCGCGAGGACGCATCTCGAACAACCCCAGATCGTCGGTGGGGCCGTAGCGGTGCTTGGTGGCGCGCAGCAGGCGCAAGGAGTGGTGGCGCTCGCCCTCGAACGCGAGCACGGTGTCGACGACGTGTTCGAGCGCGCGTGGGCCCGCCAGAGAGCCGTCCTTGGTGACATGGCCGACCAGCACGATCGGCAGGTGGCGCAGCTTGGCCACCTGTACCAGCTGTTGCGCACAGCCGCGCACCTGCACAACCGTGCCCGGCGACGACCCGAGGCTGGCGTCGGCGACCGTCTGGATGCTGTCGACG encodes:
- the radA gene encoding DNA repair protein RadA, encoding MGAAGAAKSVKFVHRCTECSAAHPKWAGRCPACGAWNSLVEDVEVPAAAGTSSTAAAPARQISDVDADVAQAQPSGIGELDRVLGGGLVPGSVTLLGGEPGIGKSTLLLQLLAWWPGRALYVSAEESAQQVRLRAERLSAVRDDLWVLAETDLGRIVAAIDELAPSLVIVDSIQTVADASLGSSPGTVVQVRGCAQQLVQVAKLRHLPIVLVGHVTKDGSLAGPRALEHVVDTVLAFEGERHHSLRLLRATKHRYGPTDDLGLFEMRPRGLQGVPDASWLFLADRHQGVPGSVVVPTLDGQRPLLLEVQALTNLTTNAVPPRRTALGLDPGRLALLLAVLERRAGMPVGAHEVYTSVVGGVRLTEPGADLGLCCAIVSAISDRPLPADLVIFGEVGLAGELRQVTHSARRLAEAARLGFTRALVPASAPDGIAGIHLERATTLAEALSAAGLARVQGTPPPRY
- a CDS encoding LysM peptidoglycan-binding domain-containing protein — protein: MRRLRGLVALVALAFVVFGIPLLLVRVAGAPWPDTMPNPSGAVDSLRDGRIDAGVVVAVLAALLWVAWARLVVSLLVEMWHVRRGREVPRVLVLGAGTQRLAALLVSSLSLLGGVATRGAAADAASVSEVLARLMPDSAPTGGREELVFGAPWTVPEQGAVVQDGGTGGTTTIGWTVRQHDSWWGLAETLFEDGARWREIHELNVGREVAPGVVLDAAAESVEPGWLVLLPAAPVVTVEPGDTLSAIARETLGDAVAWPEIWEVNGGDSFDGRVFEDPNLILPGWRLEMPTTTVVAPRRVVAAHDAFAQVEVVDAVEVVPPEPPQTPALATLAPPQGEPASAVPPSATVPDDECAVVVALPASSREGRGLAGAALVASGAMVMVELSRRRRLRSAPAHTRLPAPSSTAEQTELALRALERSEQLVRLDLALRAAAGRLAPPGQLGLEGARVLLAIVAPTGAIEIHLDRAVEAPPPWRATGERSWELPAGVTVEELAVLGGDRAMPCQALAHVGRSSAGEVYLDVEAVGVLRIEGDDDDTAPILRAVALGLALSPFSLSASLVGTAGGAARWRGGRAWQVVESVDEAVELAAACTSGLGARLGHSGSTFTARAASGAEAWEPTIVVLRRGDVGAGEVQMLSAIAAGGGAGVAVVTDVPGVEGGALLHVGAGDVWTLDPFGIELFPVGLEIEEADAIEQLLDEARSESLVEEDAPPARSEPVPAWELLIRVLGPLEVVASTGRAAVFERSKALELVAWLGLHRERATRSGARTALWDLDVRDATFANVVSDARRSLARSVAPPPGEEWIGRTLTDQLPLHPLVVSDVELLRARLRRARAASGDEAVAELREGLALVRGQVFSGTGFLWPDTSGLTSELVLLVVSAATELASRCLERGDIEGVFWATGQGLAVLPGHEELVGLRMQAHGAAGDYAGVRAVWAEYERSLVDPWGDSEASPKLVRLRRQLLSCTDRGSTPPSTG
- the disA gene encoding DNA integrity scanning protein DisA, which codes for MHGRTLSVERNELWLAALSKVAPGTRLRDGLDRIVRAKMGALVVLGDDPDVLAICSGGFLLDAPFTPQRLSELAKMDGAIILAADGQRIARANVHLVPDPSVPTSETGTRHRTAERVARSIRVPVVSVSEEMSVIAVYVAETKHQLQEVGRLLDRANQALQTLERYRARLDDAMANLTTLELEDVVTLRDVATVIQRAEMVHRIADEIETMIVELGVDARLLRLQLDEVYSDVAPDLDLVIKDYLSPGCERTVPEVLTSLAVLDDDDVLELRKAAATLQLPCGTADLDHPLSPRGERLLNRVPRLGKGVAAAVAEHFGDLSKLLRATVGDLCKVDGVNEVRAVAIKDALSRLTEESILDQYS
- a CDS encoding 2'-5' RNA ligase family protein; this encodes MRRSALVVVVPEAEAVVAPWRALGELVAPRSVPAHVTVLYPFAMPPLGEALLATVAATVVRRPVFEVTFWRTGVFAERLLYLEPDPSEPFLALTRELTERFPDHPPYAGEVPVELVKPHLTVAFGLAPQPLREALAALGAMAPIVHTVTHVTVLAEDEHQEWQVVAEAPLGG